In Poecile atricapillus isolate bPoeAtr1 chromosome 16, bPoeAtr1.hap1, whole genome shotgun sequence, the DNA window TCGTCCTGCTGCCTGCATCACTTCCATTGGAGCTGGGATGAGCGTCAGGGAGGGAGATGCACTTCAGCCACTTCCAGGGCATTAACAGGGCACCACACTGTGCATCTGCTGCACTGCCTCTCTCTCCCCACCCAGCTTCCCTTCTCTTGGATATCCTGATTCACTGTGGATTTCTGGCATGTTTCAGAAGCAAAAAGGACCATCTTCTGCCAGCTGCACCTAGAAAAGCCTCTGAACACTATATTTCTGGCTTGAGAAATACTTCTCTGGCCTTTTCAGGCTTCTTTACTGTGGTGCCTTAGAACTTGGCTGCAAGCTGTGAAGCTACCCTGGCCTGTCTGCCAGGGAGGGAATTGCTATAGGAGACTCTCCTAGGTAAGGACCAGCACTTCTGGAACAGCTTCTCCCACTGACTGCCCTGCCCAGAAAGCTGGGGAAATCGGACATCCAGCAACATGTCCCACCACGACAGCCCATGTATGTATTTGCATGTGTTTCCCAGAACAGCCCACTGAGATTTTGGCCTCTGACATGCATCAGAGGAAGGAGTAAAAAGCCCCAGGAGTTGGGCAGCTCTCCTGAAATACTTTGTCTATGGGGAAGCACATATGaattgttgttttggttttgtgggcTTTTATTCCTTCTCTGTCTCTGAATACCTCCAAAAGCCTGCCTAGAAACACTAAGACTGAGCTCTGCTTGCCCCTCCTGATGGCAAATGAGGCAGGCAGCAAATGAGCCACTGGAGCCACTGAAGACCCTGCGCCTGCAGTGAGTTTGCCTGCCCAAAACCTTAACCTGGGTGAAAGTATTTGAACCTGAATGTGTAGTTCTGCACTAGGCACTGGGTGTGGACATTCCTGAGTGCTTGAGCTCTTGGCCTGTGGATGTGAGGTGATAGAAACGGCGGCAGAAGGTGCTTGTCAGAAAGCCAAAGGTTTGAAGTGGCTCAGACCTTGGGCATGGACAGTGGCAAAAGGGGACTTGCCCAAGGTTAATTAAAGAATGGACTTGTCATGAATAGAAAAGTGATGGAGAAATGTCCCATCCTCCCTGGAGTGGCAGCTGGAGAACTAATAATTCAGTTGCCACTACCTCATCCTTTCCTGCAGATTGTGCAAGTTGCTCCCTTTGAAGGTCCttcttgcagctgctgctgcagcacctgagCTGATTCTCCAAACAGAATTTTTCCTCATTCCATgctctggggggaaaaaaaaggtcttgGAGTCATTGGGAGGTGGGTAGAGGTATATTTTCTTCCAGtacttctcttcttcctcccttggtggagggggaaggaagaaagCTACTGCTGCAGTAGCTTACGTGGTTGGCAGAACTGAACAAAAATCTGGATCAAGTTCTGCTCATCTCACAAACATCACGGTTTAACTGGATTTTTAGTGTgctccttttcccctcctcctcccttcagCATGGAGGTGGGGAATGGGTGTTAGTCTTTGCTGATTATTTGGTTTCCTCCCCCTACCCATGAGTTTAAAGTATTATGTAAAGTAACATGGGACCAGCCATCACCTGATATCAGGTATGCAAGGGGGGTGTTTTTAGTCTGTGTAGTGGTGTTTTAGAAACACTGGGGACTCCCTGCGCTGTGAGTCAGGCAGGAGCCTCTCTAAACTGGGTCCAGTGGATCCAGGATTGTTAATAGGATTTGCCCTTTCATTCCCCCTCCCAGGCTGGTTTGTGAGGGGACCCCTGAAGGGAGAGTCCTGGGTGATGTGTGGGTGGGGTTTATGAACTGTGATTTGCACAGCTCCATGTTCTAACTAAATTAAAAAGCAGTAACTGTATGCTATTGAGAACAAGATTTTGTGGTCTCTGTGAAATAAAGCCGGAAGCTGTAACTTTCTCGGGTTTCTATTGTAGTCACAAAATGGCAACATCAAAACTGCCCAGATGAGGTACCATCTAGAACACCCTTTTTGAGTCAGTGAACTCTGCCACATTCACAGAACTGCAGAAATCACAGTGCAGTGCTCTGTAGGACTATTTACCTGGAATGAGGGAAAGGCAAGAAGTTCTGTTCATTCATTGGTTGGTTTTTAAGGGTGGACCAGAGTCAGTAGATCATGGAGCCtctctccattttccttttctaaccAAGGGATAAAAATACAGCCTGTCCTTGGAAATATCTCATTCTGAAATATGTAGTTCAGGGGACATTTGTGTTAAGAGAACAACTGAACCAAGATGCTGGCTCTGGTAGTGCCTCCTGtaagctgctgtgctctgtctcCATTGCAGCTCTcaagggatggagctgctgttgagCAGCACCAAAGCAGAACTGACCCAGGTCAGCGCAGGAAGGGGCTGTAACCAAGAGTGTGTTCTCATGGGCCAGCCTGCTGAGTCACCTGCAGCTCACACCCCCACAGCTGCTTTTCAGGAACAGTGTCCCAGtccaagagcagctgctggcagcagggagacAAGCTCCATGTCCCTTGTCAGTGCTGGTGAGTGCAGGCTCTGCTTGTAGGAATTTACCTTTGGGCCTAGCAAACTGAAGTGGCATCTTCCCTTCTCCTCAGTTCAAAGTCTGAAACAAGGCAAAGGATGCTGCTCTGGCAGGAGGAATGCACAGATGAGCCACAGTCCACACATGTCTACAGAGCATTCTTCTTTTAAGCTTTAATACAAGGTAGCACGGTCTGCACCTTCTCATAATGAggtatttaaaacattttacaaagaaatggtattcaaaggcatttaaaaataaaatatttcccttttctgaatCAAACATTAACACTAAAACCCCTGTTGCCAAGTGCTGCTCCCTTTTAGGCCCACAGCTATAAAGCAGATGGCTGGAAAACTTACTTGAATGGCTTGAATCCCCTGAAGCGGGGACAGATGTTTCCCTGAACTGGCCTTGCCTTGCTGCCATTAGGGAGACACTGCAGCAACCATCCCTTCCAAACCCCCTGAAATGCTAATAAAAGTTCTTACAAAACCTCTCTAATAGGACCAGGCTCTGTAAGTAAGTAGTCTTGCTGCACAAGCTGAGTGTGACAGAGGCTGGGCCAGGAGCCACGCCAGAGCTTCAGTATCTTACAGAGCAGCTGCCCTGTTCTGCCCTTAGAGCCAGAACTGCTGCAGTGTGATCAGGGTGACCTCCACAGCTTGGCCACTCTGTCCAGCACTGGCTCTGTAGGAGGCCAAGGGAGTTCAAAAGAGGATGTTATCTATCCTCAGTGTTTAACCTGCTGTAAGTAACTGAAGGgcagtttgttttcttcactcCACAACTATCTACCACTCACCCTTGCCTTCCTGATCTGTGTAAGAGAGCAGGAGGCACGGACAGACCCCCTGGACATCTACAACTGTGGCTGTGCATGTAGCACCACAGGGGAATGGAGAAGTGGCCTCAGCCCTGGAAGACCTGGATTTGTCAAGAGCTTGAGGAGAGCACTGGGGCTAAACATACTGCTTCTGGCCAAAGACATCCCTCAAATAAGCtcttccttggaaaaaaacctgatcCAGTAGCAGGATTCTGGACAGTGCTTCCAGCTCTCAGCCACTAAAGCAAAAAGGCAGGAACTATAATCAGAGTGTAATTATCTAGCTAAATCTGACATAAAGCTCCCCTCAGTCCCTGCAGTACTGTTCTCTCCTGAGGTTCCAGGCTGAAACTTAAGTAACAGTGCACACCGTTaaataggaaaagaagagaaatagaGGAAGCCACGACCACACTCCGGGCTATGGGATCTGTGGCCAGTTGTAAGCCTGGCCCATCGTCCCCCCCAGCTCCTTGGCACACCATGGAGATAGGTgggaggaagcagcagggtcCACCACACCAGTCCCCAGCTGGTCATGCACTGAATGGTGCCCCACAAAGAGATGATGAATAGCCCATTGTTCTGTTCCTCTGCATCACCTTCATCCGGCGTtcatcaaaaagaaaacaaaatagaaatgaaCACACGCAACCCCTGCACTCACAGTGGGAAGCTGGAGGCTTTGCTCAGCCTGTAGcgctcctgcctgagctgctcaggcaccaGGAGTCCCTGCCTGCCCCATGAGGGGGCCGCTGCCATCCCGCGTGTCCTCCACGGGTGTCTGGTTGGTGTGCACCACAATGGTGTTCTCATCCACGAGCTCGCACGTGGGGTTGGTGAACGCTGACAGGGGCAGCGTGATGCGCTGCATTTCACGCTCATAAACCTTCTGTTCGTGCTTCTCCTTCAGGTCTTTACccctgcattaaaaaaataaaatacacacatggagtgagtgctgctgcttggagGGATGGATTCAGTATAGCTGATAGAGTAGAGAAGAAGGGACTCTGCTCTTTGAGATAAACAAAGGTTTTGGCTGCATGCAAAGGGCCAGAAATATTCCCCACTGTAAgcagaggaccacagctgagCATCTTTGAAAGACAAGCCAAGTGAAGTCCATCCTTCTCTCAAACTGGCCTGTTCACTGACATTGCTGCTGCTAAATTACTGTAAAGCCAGGCCCCTCCTTCAGACCACAAAGCTGCCATATGTTTCCTTATCCTTTACAGtcccacagcactgcctggTGCAGGCCCAGGGGAGAAGTGAGACAGTGCAGAGGCCACTGCTGTGGAAAAGAGCTTCTGTAACCTGCTTCATCTGAAACAAATGCTGGAGGTGGTGACAGCTTCTGCCTTTTGTTGCAGCAAATTAAGCTGTCCAGAAAGTATTAAAGTTGACTTCAGAGCTGGCCTCACCTTCTGTCACCGCTGCTATAACAGCTTAATGCCACAACCAGCTCCTCAAACCCACCTCAGTCTCCAGCCTGTTGCTAAGGGAAGGAACACCTCTGTAATTTGTGCTGCAGAAGAACTGCCTTGCTTTAAAAATGGATTTGGCATTAATAGCATGTTGTCTCCAGAAGAGTTATGTATATCAAAAACTACTAAACCCATTAAAGGTTTCTCACCACACCTACTACCCAAACCTGCCAGCTTGCACAGGCAATTTTGAGATCAAGGCAAGGAGGGAGACAGTAAACCTGCACTACAGCCCTGCTGTGAGCTCTCTGTGACTGGAGAAGCAAAACTGCATTTGGACAAAGCCCAGCATTGGTCTATTGCTTCCTCCTGCTGAGGATAGGAGAGAGGTGGGACAGGCACCACTCACTCCTCCTGAGGCTCGTGATCTCGAGCAGGCAAAGCTGCTGGGGTTTCCTGTCAGCGTTTTGGCTGCTTTTCAAAGCTGCCTACAAGCGTGCAGCAGTGGCTGCCGTTCCTGCCAGCACACAAGACAGCATTCTCTGAAGTGACACCTCAAATCAGATTCCTCGACAAGCAGCGCTCTGTGTTTTGCCCCTTATGTAACActcctccctctgctttttttctgtcagcATTTATTATAAACACTTACATAAGGACATGTCCCAGCTTGGGAAAGGGCTCCTTCTGCTTGGTTGTGTCAGACTGTTGTCAAACAGCCAAAACATAGAACAAACCCTCCCAGAGGAGGGAGCCTGTCCCTTTGCTTGCTGCAGTGACAATCACTGCTATTTGTTAATCCTGCCCTCTCTTACAACTAAGCAGCTTTCTACTGCCACTACCCTCAAATGCTGCTGagctacagaaatatttctgtccaACAGAGTGAAGTGCCTGAAAATATAGTAACTGAAGTCCAAATCAAAACTGACCTTAAAATATACAGGAGCTTTGCTAAAATTAActttgaccaaaaaaaaaaaaaagtgctacCTGATAGTCAGCTTCATAGTATACAATGCATgaatagcaaaataaaatttgccaattgtttttcttctaaagaTAGACTAGAGAAATCAGGGGAACAGGTGGCCTGCTAGGATTGTTCTTTTTCTGATCAAAAGAAACTTCCTGTGAGGGCACCTGGGATCTGCTCTTTCCAGTTCTGACAAAATCTAGCTCCTCTGGATACATCTGAAAAAGCCACATCAAgatgcacatgcacacacaaataTTGAAGAGGGCAGTTTGAAACTTTAAGTGAGACAGAATATCATAACAATGGCAGAAATCGGAGAACAGAATTAACTGTTCAGTAGTTCTTCCCTCAGTGTGACAAGCAAACTTGCTCAATGTGCCATTACCAAACACATGCTTCTCTCACATTTCCTTGGGATCTGGTGCTCTGACATTCCTGCTCTATAAACACCAGTTTTTGAACACAAAACAGCCACTTACCTCTTATAGATGTATCCCAGGACAATGCCAGCCCCGATGGCAATGATAATCACCATCATGATCAGCCCCAGCACATACCctgtgaaaagagaaaaaaaaagagccaaacTTAGAGGTAGCAGATCCAGCTATAACGTTGCTTTCAGAGCCTCAAAACAGGTCTGTCTTGCCAGAATTACAGGAATGGATCCATCACGTGATCCTGGGTTTGTACCTAGTGTCCCTAAGTCCTTCTTTTCTTTGGAGTTCATCTGTACTCTCTGACTGATGCCAATGACGGGCTGCACCGCGGCTGCCTCGCTCCGGGAGGGCAAAGTATCAGCTGGTTCAAACACCTGCTCATCCTCCTGGGGAGTACCAACTTCTGCTGTAGGCACTGGGGCTGTGGTAGCTGTAGCATCTGTTGagagtagggaaaaaaaaaatatatatacacaacaTAGCAAGCATTTATGAGTGCTTCAAAACAACATGTGCCTTGAAAGTGAGACAGCTCTAGACTGGTATCACTGAACTGCCTTCAAAGCACCCTGAAAAACACTTGTTCCCCAGAAGTTGTTGCCAGAAATTCTACCAAAGCAGATGAGAAACGTACTCCTTCCCCCACTTTCCTCTGACGTGAACCTATTTAACTAAGAGTCCAAGGCACCACCACAGATGAGAGAAGTCAGACAGCAGAATGAAACCCAGGTTCAGGGTGTGAGTCCAGAGGATGCACAATGACTTCATTTAGTGTATAGATCGATATACAGGCTGCAGCTTCAATCATGCTGAACAGATGTGAACAAGATTATGAGAATCTCCATCCCAAATCTCCCAGGAGCCTATTTATCTCTCTTCTGCCTCAATCTTCCTGATACAGGAAAGTCTGACAGGACACTCCAGCTGGTATGAAAACAACCTGGGGATATGCTTCCCTGGCCCCTCTTTGCACTGGTGTACTAAATTCTGGTAGTGTGGGATACCACTGGACAGGCTAAGTCAGACCAGCCCTCAGGCAGCACAGCCACTAAGGACAAGCTCCTCCTCAGCCAGGGCCCTGAAAAAGCACCCAAGCATACAGGTTCCTTCCCAGCCCTGTTTTTTATCAATGCTCTTTCTAGTCAACAGCATTGAAAGATTTTCAAGGTAACTCCTTCTCTCATGACATAGTTTAAATGGAAGCTGGAGCACTGTAAAAGCTGTGACAGTAGGTAAGAAAGGCAAGAAAGTAGGTATCTATTTCCTGTTCTACACAACCTCCTCCTTTTTGGAAATGCTATTCACAGtataaaaaacctgaaaactcACTCCACCTGCATGTCTCCCCACAGCAGGCAGTAACTCCATGTGGATTTTCTATCTGCAGCCATTTTGAGTCCTCAGTGGAATGTGAAATGGAAGTAATAGAAGGGAGTCAGAGACAGGAAATCAGGGGTCCTGCACAGTAACTTCACGTAGGGTCAGCCAGGGCAACTGAACTAATTGAACTGTTGGGCCATGAAGAGGTCCCCACCCTGAGACACAAAAATATGAAGCCTATTAAATATGCAAATGTCTGAAAAGTCAGGTAACTCTTCTGAACCTAAAGCTGCAAGAGTGTTTTGAGTAAGGATCTTGGCagcagaactttttttttgcttcatcttTAGGGAAAAGAAGGCAAAGTGAAAAAgagcaaagtgaaaaaaagggGAGGGCGTATGGGCGTGGGAAAAGTATTTACATGCAAGGATAGCAGTCTCGAGGGATACTGGTGTGAGTAAATCTTGCAGGGCTCAGAAAGTAGTAAACAgttcaaaaaaccccaagtggTTACTCTTGTGTCAGTCAATACTGACACCTCCTCTCCCTGAAATAGGCTTCAGCTACCGTTCTTTCGGCAAACTGTTTCTCACTGTGACTATCCAGGAGGACGCCAGTGTTTCCACTTCTTACTGTACTCCCTTCTAGTTCTCATTTTTTCCGTGTTCTTCCCCTGCACCCCATACTCAAATTCCCACTGGCAATCCTTTAACAGCAGGAAGCTTCTTCAGTCAGCCGTAACATGCCCCACAGCAACAGTCTAcccacagctcagcagctcctaGATGTCCAGACCTCAGCCTTTTGCAACACGGCTAGAGAGCGCTATAGTGATAAGTGAATTACTGGGGAGTGGGGGCTTTTCACAGGCCTCTTCTGGCACTAATGGAAAAGCTCTAGGGGCGGAGCACGGCATAGCTGGGAGGCAGATGTGCACACACAGGcgggggctggaggggagccCTGGGTACGCGATGTTTCCGAGGGAGGTGCTGGCGTAGCCCGGGGTTGTTTGTGCTCAGGGGGGACCCCACCCTGGTGACAAACCAAGCCCCCCGCAGCAGGGAGGCCAGGAAGAGAGGggggccggcggcggccgcTCTTACCTGAGCACTGGGCGATGTCGCAGGATCGCCGCTCGGGAATCCCGGCAGCGCCTTGGATGTAGCACCAGGGCGCGGCGTCCCCGTCGGGGTTCCTGCAGCTGTTGTGGTCCTCATCGACTGCTAGGGAGCAGCGGGGCCGTCAGCGCGGCCGCGGCTCCCTCCGCTCCCCGAGAGCCCCCCCCCCGGCGCGTCCCCCGGACCCACCTGCCGGGAGcgcggcgccggggccgctccgcaCCGTCAGCCAGTTGAGGCACGGGGCGCCGCCGGAGGCCACTTGCCGGCTGCCGCGGTAGGACGCGCCGTTGCCGCGGAGGCACTCTGCGGAGAGACGAGCCGAGCCTTGCGGGCGGCCCGGGCAGCCCCCGCCGCTCCGAGCCgctccccagcacggccccCGCCTTCCCCGCGGGGGTGTTCCCCCTCCCGAGACCGGCCTTTGTCCCCCACAAAGCCGAGCCGCCACTCACCCTCGGCGCCGCGGGCGGCCCCCAGCAGCAGcgagcccagcagcagcacggcGCGCAGCATCCTCGGCGCGGAGGGCGAGGAGCCGCCGCCAGCCCGGCCGCGCagctcggctccgctcggcgccgcGGCGAGACCTGCCCCGGCGCTCCCCTCCCCGGTAAACAACCGCTGGGCTGCGcttccccccccgccccgcagccgccgccgggTCCTAacgctgccgccgccgcccgcccgcccccaGGAGGGGAAGGGGCGGCTGCcgcggggcagggctggggcagccggGAAGCTGCTGCCGCAGAGGGTCCTTGGATCCGGGACCGAGCACGGCGCTGAGTGCTCGGTGCCGCGGGGCTCTTTGGCTCGAGAACTCCGCGTCCCTGTGCTTTTCTACAGTCGCAGGAAAAGTCTTAGACCAGAAGAGGAGACTTTCCACACGGAACTACGCTTGAACCACTGCCTGTGGCAGGAAAAGTGTTTATCTTCAGAGACCTAAAACTGCTCTCTCCTAGAGGATTATCACGAAGGACTAAATCCTGCTGTCCTTATTCTGCCTTTGGGTTCCCTTTTAGCTCTAAAGAGAAGTTGTGGGGGTTACACACTGCCACGGAGGCTGTGCACCTCCACCTTAAAGGAGTTTACATTCTTGCTTCTGCTAATCCATTACTTCTCACTGACTCCATGTACTTACTCTAAGAGCTGTGCCTGCTTATAGAAAAAAACAAGGTAAACATGGCAAACCATGAAGACGGTTTAGAGTAGTTGTATTGCAGGCATCCAGCCACTGTGATAAAGCCTCTCTGCGGACATTTCACACAGCTTACAATAGATACTTCTGTTTCTGAACATGCCAAGGGATTCAGACAGTGCAGTGCCAGTGCCTGTACACAAGCATCTGGAGTCCTCAGCACTGTTTCTGTTTTACACCAGTGAAAAGCAAGCCACTGAATGGCTGGTCCTGTTCAACAATGAACTTGCAAAGGCAGCCTGGGCAACTGATGGGTTTGTAGCCAAGGCACAGGCCTGCAGCACAAGGTGCTATTTCTGGCTTTCCCACAGAGTTCTTCCTGACCTTGGCCAACCTGTCTGCCTCACTTCTTTGTGCTTTCCCTTTCTGTTATATGAAGTACAACCAAACCTTCCTTCTTAGAACAGGACAGGGAAGTTCCcttcttttaaagttttttgaAATCACATGGAAACCATTGAACACATAAGAAGTATTTCTATGCCAGGAAAGCTGCTTCAGTGTTTGATGAATCACTTTTTGAAGCAGTGCTGGCTGGAGCAGTGGTCTTTCCCTTCCACTCCCAGATGTTTCCATCCTGGCAGTGCTCTCTGTCAGGCTGCTACAGATAATTGTATAACAAACCTGTGCAAGGTTCTGACCTAACCCAACTTTTGCTCCTTTTTCACCAGGCCATGAACACTTTAAGTCCTTTACAGCCAGGTCACGTGCTGCATCCAATCCACACTGGAGCCACAAAAACATAGATATACCAGCATGATAGATGGGTAATGAGGGAACTGGTCAATTAAGCAGCACTACCGCCAAGTATGAAACCACAGGTCTTAGCACACATTTGTGTGACTCACACTTTAACAACATGATTTACCACTACAGAAAATTTAGTTTAGTAAtgtcagattaaaaaaaaatggttgcaaaaaatcaaaacaggaaACCAAAAACCAACTGTATGTGCCAGTGCTACTGACATCACCAGCTAAGATGCAGCCTTTGTGCCATTATACTCATTGTCTGCACGGACACCCTGTTACTGCATTCCTAATGCTCTCCAGTTACTCTCTGTGAAGGCAAGGCTAACTGGAGTCAGCAAGAATTTTTAATAAGGGCTATTCAATCAAGCTGCCTGTTTGTAATAGCTCTTCATCACAGATTTTATGGGACAAATTCCATTCAGCAGAAAGTGCAAGGCCACACATGCATCCAGAGGCACTGCCTGTCTAAAACTGCAGATGGACTGCCAACCTGcacaattaatttatttttgctcatTTCATGATACTAATGCTTCCATGCCACCCAGCACAGAAAGCACCTCCTTCTGTACAAACTGATCCAAGAACTGCAGTAATCTCTGTGGAAACAAATCTCAGACCTTCTTAGCTCTCTCTCCTACTATGGAACAAGATAAATTTGCACTTGTCATTATACCCAGCCAAGTTCCAGCAAACAATTTGAGTTTCTAGTCCACAGAAGGACAATGGGGAATCTGGGAGAAATGCAAAAACCTGCACATTAATGGTAAAGATCAAAGTCTTTCCCACAACTGACTTCTAAGcataaatttttctttcatctctaGCTTTCTCCAGGATGAGGGAAGATTTATGCCTGGCAGTTTCACAGAGTTAACTTTAATAGGATGCCAGGTGGCAGCTGTCAGAGGCAGACTCAATTGCTCTTTTTGCTGCTTGGGAATGGGTTTGCTCTTCTTATTACACTTTTAGAGATTAAACATGACATTATTTCCTAGGACTTGATTTTAAACTACCCAAACTATAAGTAAGTTAATAGCTTTGCAACTACTACTTCACATAGTTTACACTTAGATGTCTGTAGGTATATACACGTAAATGTATCATAACACATCCCCACGTTTTACAGCAGAATATATACACTATTTTTAGGAACAAGGGACATTAAACATTCTCCCTAAACTCAGTGTGAACCATTTTCAGCTGTGAGCTGCTACCTTTCTTTATACAGGTTCCAGAATGAAGAATGtctgctttctctctctcctgtctGTCAGCTGCTCTTTGTTTGTTCTACTTTTTCACCTGCGGAAAAATTCAAAGTgttttgagatttttatttaaaaaaaacagaaacaaaaagcatCTAGCATATAGCACAGAACTCTGTGCCAAGGGAGGCAGCCCCAGACCTATGGCTCTGGAATGACTCCTCAAGAAGCCATCAAACCCACCCTCCTTCTCTGGCCATAGTCAAGTGTGTTCAGATCTTGCCAGGCAGTTCATCTAACCTCCTATGCAAGAACTAACATGCTTTATTACTTAATCTTAGTAAATAAGACACTGAGGGGAGTAAACAAAATGAGTTTTCTAATCTGAGTAATCTTTCCTAGCCAAATTAACATGGATTGcttaaaatggaaaaagttGACCATTGCCCTCCTTGTAACGGGACATACGTCATGTTCCCATAATCTCCCCTTTCTTCTTCCTAGGTAACCAAAATAATTGTTCCAGTTTTGCCCAAAActaatttttctcaattttctgcttctttcataAATGGCAGTGCTTGAGACTAATGGTAGTACAATTCTGAGACCTCACCAGGAACAGAATATTCGAGCAGTTTGTGCTTAAGCTTAAAAAGCTGCAAGCATCAAATATTACTAAACTTAAATTAACTTAATTAAACTATTAAGTACTTGAGTACTTGCAACTCCAACAAAAGCAGgggttttatttccttgttaCCTCTCTCTTGATCATGAAAACAACTGTGGGTCTCACTGTAAAAAGCCTTCTGTAAGCAATGATGTAGGAGTTGGAAATAAATGTGTTTCATTTCTAACCTAGATACAATTTGAACGTAATAGAAGAACATCAGGGCTGTTAACAAAAGGATCAGATAGTGACTTTATGAAACTGAGCCGAGTATAACCAAAAAATCAAGACAGAGGCAGTGACTACAAAGGAGTCGGTGTGGAGCGACAGGAGTTATCTGCTGGCACTGTTGCATCGTGCTGCTGACATGCTCAAGGAGAGGCTTTCTCCTCCCCCTTCAGTCTGACAGCATGAGCTATTGCTAAGTAAATGCCAGCCACAGCCTCCAA includes these proteins:
- the PIK3IP1 gene encoding phosphoinositide-3-kinase-interacting protein 1 isoform X2; this encodes MLRAVLLLGSLLLGAARGAEAVDEDHNSCRNPDGDAAPWCYIQGAAGIPERRSCDIAQCSDATATTAPVPTAEVGTPQEDEQVFEPADTLPSRSEAAAVQPVIGISQRVQMNSKEKKDLGTLGYVLGLIMMVIIIAIGAGIVLGYIYKRGKDLKEKHEQKVYEREMQRITLPLSAFTNPTCELVDENTIVVHTNQTPVEDTRDGSGPLMGQAGTPGA
- the PIK3IP1 gene encoding phosphoinositide-3-kinase-interacting protein 1 isoform X1, producing the protein MLRAVLLLGSLLLGAARGAEECLRGNGASYRGSRQVASGGAPCLNWLTVRSGPGAALPAVDEDHNSCRNPDGDAAPWCYIQGAAGIPERRSCDIAQCSDATATTAPVPTAEVGTPQEDEQVFEPADTLPSRSEAAAVQPVIGISQRVQMNSKEKKDLGTLGYVLGLIMMVIIIAIGAGIVLGYIYKRGKDLKEKHEQKVYEREMQRITLPLSAFTNPTCELVDENTIVVHTNQTPVEDTRDGSGPLMGQAGTPGA